The genomic stretch ATCTCAAGGCCGCGAAAACCGACGAGGCGCGCCGCGCCGCGATCGAGGCCATCGATAGCTTCGAAAGCCATGTCGTGCCGATCATCGCCGATATCGACGCGGGCTTTGGCAATGAACATGCGACCTATCTGCTCGCGAAAGAGCTGATCAAGGCGGGGGCCTCGGCGCTCCAGATCGAGAACCAGGTCTCGGATGCCAAGCAATGCGGCCATCAGGACGGCAAGGTCACCGTGCCGCGCGAAGATTTCATCGAGAAACTCCGCGCCTGCCGTCTGGCCTTTGAAGAGCTCGGCGTCGATCATGGCGTCATCGTCGCGCGCACCGACAGCCTTGGCGCCGGTCTGACCCAGAAAGTGCCGGTCAGCCAGAAGCCGGGCGATCACGCCGCCGAATATCTCAAATGGCTGAAGACCGAGCAGATCACCGAGGCCAATCCGATCCGCGAGGGCGAACTTGCGCTCTATCAGGGCGGCGAATTCGTCAAGCCGGTGCGCCTGCCGAACGGGCTCTTCCCCTTCATCGAAGGCACCGGCCGCGCCCGGGTGATCGAGGATTGCGTGGCCTCGCTGCGCGATGGCGGCGCGGATCTCCTGTGGATCGAAACCGACACGCCGAATGTCGATGAGATCGCCAGCATGGTGAATGAAATCCGCAAGGAGGTGCCGAAAGCCAAGCTGACCTATAACAACTCGCCGAGCTTCAACTGGACGCTCAACCTGCGCAAACAGGTGCGCACACAATGGCTGGCCGAGGGCAAGATCAGCGCGCGCGATTACCCCGAGGGCAATGAGCTGATGAAGGCCGATTACGACGCGACGGATCTCGGCCGCGAGGCAGATGCGCGTCTGCAACGCTTCCAGACCGATATTTCGGCGCGCGCGGGGGTCTTCCACAACCTCATCACGTTGCCGACCTTCCACCTCACCGCGAAATCGGTCGATGAACTCAGCCGCGGCTATTTCGGCGAGGACAAGATGCTGGCCTATGTGAAGACGGTCCAGCGCGAGGAAATCCGGCGCGGCATCTCGGCGGTCAAGCACCAGCACGAGGTCGGCTCGGATCTGGGCGACACGTTCAAGGAAATGGTCGCGGGCGAGCGCGCGCTGAAAGCGGGCGGCCATGCCAATACGATGAACCAATTCGCGGCGGAATAAGCCGCGCCCCGGATAGGGGGCCGGGGTTTCCTTGGGAATCGCGGTAAACCGGCCCTCTCTGCGCCGTCCCTTCCGGGGGCGGCGCATCTGTTTTCGCCGTCCTGCCCGCGCCGGTTAGTCGAAGAGCGCGGCGCCGGGATGGAGCGACCAGCGCCGCCCGTCATGGCTCAGCCGCGTGCGCGACAGGGGCTTGACGCTGACCCGCGCGGCGGCGCTCAGGGGCGCGTCGAGCACCGACAGGACCAGCGCCTGAATCGGGCCGGGATGGGTAATGGCGATCAGCTCTCCGCTTTCGGGCGTCAGGGCGTCAAGCCAGCCGGTCACCCGCGCGGCCATCTGCGCGAAGCTTTCGCCCCCATGCGGCGCGGCGGTGGGATCGCCCAGCCAGGCCGCGAAATCGGCGGGGGCTTCGGCCAGCAGATCGGCGGGCGCGCGCCCGGCCCAGGCGCCGAAATCGGTCTCGGCCAAAGCAGGGACCAGCACGCCCTGACAGCCAAGCGCCTGCGCGGTGTCGCGCGCGCGCCGCAGGGGCGAGATCAGGCAGAGGTCCGCCCCGGCAAGCGGGGTCAGCTTGTCCAGCGCAGGCCGAGAGGCTGGCTGATCGGCGGGGAAAGCCGTGCCGTCAGGGGGCGCGGCGCAAATCAGGGAAAGTCGGATCGTCATCAGTTGAGCTTCGGACATTGGGGTTAGGTCAGGCAAGTTCTCTTTGACATTGCCACATTGCAGGCGCAGCATCTTCGAGATTGTCCTGACGGTGGAAGCCGGTGTGAATCCGGCGCGGTCGCGCCACTGTAACCGCGAAAGCCTCGCGGAAGTCAGACCCCTGTTCATGGCAAGCAGAAATCCACGCCGGACGCGTATCCGAAGGAGAGAAATTATGGCTATGTCTGCCGTCGCCCCCGACTTTCAGGTCGAGCCGATCCCGCTGAGCAAATGGGCGCCTTGGGCGATCTTTGCGGGCGTGATCATGCTGCTCGCCATGTATTTCGTCACCACCGAGCAAGGCGCGGTGGCATTGTTCGACGGCATGTATGTGCATGAATTCGTGCATGATGCCCGTCACCTCCTCGGCTTCCCCTGCCACTGAGGGGATCTGACATGACTGGACGTTATTTGCTGCTCGGCATGATTGCCGGGCTGATCGCTGGCCTATTGGCGTTTGGCGTGGGCCGCGTCTGGGGCGAGCCCCCGGTTGCCGCCGCCATTGCCATCGAAGAGGCGAATTCCGCCGCTGAAGCCGAGGCCGATCACGCCG from Paracoccus aminophilus JCM 7686 encodes the following:
- a CDS encoding isocitrate lyase, with the protein product MTKRKTFSEIHGELLSRYPSGQAPGGVSVDAIAQLRLQSPYDTHLDIARDMAAVMRADMAAYDADSAQFTQSLGCWSGFHAQQMIKSVKRLRGTVKGTYVYLSGWMVAGLRNRWGHLPDQSMHEKTAVADLINEIYVSLRQADEVALNDLFKDLKAAKTDEARRAAIEAIDSFESHVVPIIADIDAGFGNEHATYLLAKELIKAGASALQIENQVSDAKQCGHQDGKVTVPREDFIEKLRACRLAFEELGVDHGVIVARTDSLGAGLTQKVPVSQKPGDHAAEYLKWLKTEQITEANPIREGELALYQGGEFVKPVRLPNGLFPFIEGTGRARVIEDCVASLRDGGADLLWIETDTPNVDEIASMVNEIRKEVPKAKLTYNNSPSFNWTLNLRKQVRTQWLAEGKISARDYPEGNELMKADYDATDLGREADARLQRFQTDISARAGVFHNLITLPTFHLTAKSVDELSRGYFGEDKMLAYVKTVQREEIRRGISAVKHQHEVGSDLGDTFKEMVAGERALKAGGHANTMNQFAAE
- a CDS encoding histidine phosphatase family protein, with the translated sequence MTIRLSLICAAPPDGTAFPADQPASRPALDKLTPLAGADLCLISPLRRARDTAQALGCQGVLVPALAETDFGAWAGRAPADLLAEAPADFAAWLGDPTAAPHGGESFAQMAARVTGWLDALTPESGELIAITHPGPIQALVLSVLDAPLSAAARVSVKPLSRTRLSHDGRRWSLHPGAALFD
- a CDS encoding CbtB domain-containing protein, whose product is MSAVAPDFQVEPIPLSKWAPWAIFAGVIMLLAMYFVTTEQGAVALFDGMYVHEFVHDARHLLGFPCH